GAGCTGACCCGCCTGGGTGCCGACGAGGTCATCGCCGAGGAATTCGAGACATCGGTCGAGATCTTCACCCGTGTCCTGCGCGAGCTGCTCGTGCCGCGCAACGTGATCGCGATCCAGGTCGACCTCGTGCGCCGCGAGGGCTACGGCATGCTGCGCGGCCTGCGCATGCCCTCGCGCCTGCAGGATCAGCTGGCGCACATCCTCGCCGCCAGCGCGGTCGACAACGTCCAGCTCCTGGAGGGGTCGCCGGCCCTCGGCAGGACGCTCGCGGAGCTGCGGCTGCGCGAGGAAACGGGCGTCAGCGTCGTCGCCGTGATCCGCCAGGGGAAGGCCCAGACGAACCCGCCGCCGGACTGGCGCTTCGCCCTCGGCGACATCCTGGTGGTCATGGGGGCCCACCGCGAGGTCGACGCCGCCGACCGGCTGCTCTCGCCTGAGGGCCGCCCATAAGAGCCCGTCAGCGCCCGGCACTGGCTCACGCCGTGCGAGAGTGGGCCTGGCGGGCGCTTCCAAGGGGGCTCCGCCCCCTATGGCGCGGCTGCCGCCGCTGTACCCCTGGACGGCGCCCGCCTCACATACGCCTTCTGATGGCTCCGGTTGTGTCGGCAGAGCTGGGCTTGGGAAGGTGACGGGCTTCAAAGAACGCGACAGATCAGCCCCTTGAGGTACTCCGACTCCGGGAAGCTCAGGAGCACCGGGTGGTCCGGCGGCTGCGAGAGCACCTCCAGGACCTGGACCTCGCGGCCCGCGTCCTGCGCCGCCCAGCGGACGATCTCGCGGAAGAAGGCCGGCTCTATCCCGCCCGAGCAGGAGAAGGTCGCGAGGATTCCCTCGGGGGCGAGGAGCTTCATGCCCAGCAGGTTGACGTCCTTGTAGGCCCGCGCCGCCTTCTGGGCCTGGGCCCGGGTCGGCGCCAGGCGCGGCGGGTCGAGGACGACGAGATCGAATCCGCGGCCGGCGTCGCGCAGGCGGCGCAGTTCCTCGAAGGCGTTGCCGCGGCGAACCTCGGTCGGCACGCCGTCCAGGCCGTTCAGCCCGAGATGACGGGCGGCGAGGTCGAGCGCCTCCTGCGAGGAGTCCACGAGCGTCAGCGACGTGGCGCCCGCGCGCGCCGCGTGGACCGAGAACGCGCCGGTGTAGCAGAAGGCGTCGAGGACGCGCCGGCCGCGCGCCCAAGCCGCGACGGCGGGACGGTTGAGCCGCTGGTCCACGTAGAAGCCGGTCTTCTGGCCGGCGGCGAGGTTCGCGACGAAGCGCAGGCCGGCCTCGGCGATCTCGACCGGCGCGCCCGCACCACCCGCCTCGCCGTCGGGCGGGGGCCCGAGGCCCTCGAGCGCCCGATGCTCGGGATCCGAGCGGTCGAGCACCGCCGCGGGCGCGAGCAGCTCCCGCAGGGCCGCGAGCGTCTCCGCGCGCATCCGCTCGGCCCCCGGCGTGTGCACCTGCACCGCGAGGCGGTCGGCGTAGCGGTCGACGACGAGCCCCGGGAGGCGGTCGGCCTCGGAGAAGACCAGCCGGCAGGCGCCCGCGGGCTCGGCGAGCAGATCGCGGCGGCGGGCGACGGCCTCACGCAGGCGATCGCGCCACCAGAAGCCGTCGACGCCGACGTCCTCGCGCGCCTCGACGACGCGGACACGGATGCGCGAGCCGGGGCTGTAGAAGCCGCG
The sequence above is a segment of the bacterium genome. Coding sequences within it:
- a CDS encoding class I SAM-dependent rRNA methyltransferase, giving the protein MDGAGEGTVRLLPGREKAARAGHPWIFSGAVGRVAGDPAPGDVVRVEDAGGAFVARGFYSPGSRIRVRVVEAREDVGVDGFWWRDRLREAVARRRDLLAEPAGACRLVFSEADRLPGLVVDRYADRLAVQVHTPGAERMRAETLAALRELLAPAAVLDRSDPEHRALEGLGPPPDGEAGGAGAPVEIAEAGLRFVANLAAGQKTGFYVDQRLNRPAVAAWARGRRVLDAFCYTGAFSVHAARAGATSLTLVDSSQEALDLAARHLGLNGLDGVPTEVRRGNAFEELRRLRDAGRGFDLVVLDPPRLAPTRAQAQKAARAYKDVNLLGMKLLAPEGILATFSCSGGIEPAFFREIVRWAAQDAGREVQVLEVLSQPPDHPVLLSFPESEYLKGLICRVL